A genomic stretch from Criblamydia sequanensis CRIB-18 includes:
- a CDS encoding T-complex 10 C-terminal domain-containing protein: MKHKNLLKLLVLAGFIQAELGAENWWFKNENPSKQSTVKFSNPEGENGATVTIDQDGSKIIKAPDGTTVKIKRDGTKLIRSADGTLIEERPDGAKSVRKDNGDYVKINADGSKMIKAKDEDATIQVKPDGTAIIQKSDGTIVEKNKDGTKVIKKPDGTFIQMKADGTKTIIAPDSTTIQVKKDGTQLIKKPDGTSFVRKSDGSKTIKTPDGKIIDLE, from the coding sequence ATGAAACACAAAAATCTTTTGAAATTACTCGTTTTGGCAGGCTTTATTCAAGCGGAGCTTGGAGCTGAAAACTGGTGGTTTAAAAACGAAAATCCTTCTAAACAATCTACCGTCAAATTTTCAAACCCGGAGGGTGAAAATGGTGCGACTGTCACAATCGACCAAGATGGTTCAAAAATAATTAAAGCCCCTGATGGCACAACAGTCAAAATTAAAAGGGATGGAACTAAGCTGATTCGTTCAGCGGATGGAACTCTCATTGAAGAAAGACCTGACGGTGCTAAGTCTGTTAGAAAAGACAACGGAGACTATGTTAAAATCAATGCAGACGGCTCTAAAATGATTAAAGCAAAAGATGAAGATGCCACTATCCAAGTTAAACCTGATGGAACAGCCATTATTCAAAAAAGCGATGGCACAATTGTTGAAAAAAATAAAGATGGCACAAAAGTGATAAAAAAACCTGACGGTACTTTCATTCAGATGAAAGCTGATGGAACCAAAACTATCATTGCGCCAGACAGCACCACCATTCAAGTAAAAAAGGATGGCACTCAGTTAATTAAAAAGCCTGACGGCACTTCTTTTGTTAGAAAATCAGATGGCTCTAAAACTATAAAAACTCCGGACGGAAAAATTATCGATCTAGAATAA